In Panicum virgatum strain AP13 chromosome 4N, P.virgatum_v5, whole genome shotgun sequence, a single window of DNA contains:
- the LOC120669464 gene encoding transcription factor bHLH149-like: MADGGGRSTGHSSIFGGREINSRSPPARGPTARSRWHGRTHWSRAILASRRRLQAAHRARLRAPASLKPASCHDASTAATKGAAATPPLARKAKVLGRLVPGCRKLSFPTLLA; the protein is encoded by the coding sequence atggccgacggcggcggaagATCCACCGGCCACTCTTCTATCTTCGGCGGCCGCGAGATCAACTCGCGCTCTCCCCCGGCGCGCGGACCGACCGCGCGCTCGCGGTGGCACGGGCGCACGCATTGGAGCCGCGCCATCctcgcgtcccgccgccgcctccaggccGCGCACCGCGCGCGCCTCCGCGCCCCAGCATCCCTGAAGCCCGCTTCGTGCCACGACgcctccacggcggcgacgaAGGGCGCCGCCGCAACGCCGCCTCTGGCGAGGAAGGCCAAGGTGCTGGGTCGGCTAGTGCCCGGCTGCCGAAAGTTGTCGTTCCCGACGCTCCTCGCCTAG
- the LOC120668431 gene encoding patatin-like protein 3, producing the protein MATASLQLLDQKLLPSLAALGGSDRLSQEIFSILESNFLFGASPLEGSCSVGRVRVLSIDGGADGGALAAAALARLERRLQELSGDPDARVADFFDLAAGSGVGGFLAAALFACRMPAEAARDVVAKNRKVLSGRGGRGGLFRRPEAVFRKVFGDLTVRDAAKPLLIPCYDMASAAPFVFSRADAVEAEAFDFPLWQVCAAACGVGPAEVASLDGRTRLRAAAGAGAGGGGASASVANPTAVAVTHVLHNKREFPLAAGAGDLVVLSLGGSAAASLVRPSSSSLLRIAGACQADMVDQAVSMAFGESRASNYVRIQGNGIAPGGETAEAALAERAVESVLFRGRKVMAQTNGERLDGVAEQLVREHHRRLESKAPVVLVKPSATPRTSSSSASTLITVSTNSSSESP; encoded by the exons ATGGCGACCGCCTCGCTCCAACTGCTCGATCAGAAGCTGCTGCCGTCActggcggcgctcggcggctCCGACCGCCTCAGCCAGGAGATCTTCTCCATCCTCGAGTCCAACTTCCTGTTCGGCGCGTCGCCGCTGGAGGGTTCCTGCTCCGTGGGCCGCGTCCGCGTGCTCTCCATCGACGGCGgagccgacggcggcgcgctggcAGCGGCCGCGCTGGCCCGCCTCGAGCGCAGGCTGCAGGAGCTCTCCGGCGACCCCGACGCGCGCGTCGCGGACTTCTTCGACCTGGCCGCCGGCTCCGGCGTGGGAGGCTtcctcgcggcggcgctgtTCGCGTGCCGGATGCCCGCCGAGGCGGCGCGCGACGTCGTGGCCAAGAACCGGAAGGTGCTGtcggggcgcggcgggcggggcgggcTGTTCCGGCGCCCGGAGGCCGTGTTCAGGAAGGTGTTCGGGGACCTGACCGTGCGCGACGCCGCGAAGCCGCTGCTGATCCCGTGCTACGACATGGCGAGCGCGGCGCCGTTCGTGTTCTCCCGCGCCGACgccgtggaggcggaggcgttcGACTTCCCGCTGTGGCAGGtctgcgcggcggcgtgcggggtcGGCCCCGCGGAGGTGGCGTCGCTGGACGGGCGCACCAGGctgcgcgccgcggcgggcgcgggcgcgggagggggcggcgcctccgcctccgtggCCAACCCGACGGCCGTGGCCGTCACGCACGTGCTCCACAACAAGCGCGAGTTCCCcttggccgccggcgcgggcgaccTCGTGGTGCTGTCGCtcggcgggagcgccgccgcctcgctcgtCCGCCCCTCGTCCTCCAGCCTCCTGCGCATCGCCGGAGCTTGCCAGGCCGACATG GTGGACCAAGCCGTGTCGATGGCGTTCGGGGAGAGCAGGGCCAGCAACTACGTCCGCATCCAGGGCAACGGCATCGCCCCCGGCGGCgagacggcggaggcggcgctggcggagCGTGCCGTGGAGTCGGTGCTGTTCCGCGGGAGGAAGGTGATGGCGCAGACCAACGGCGAGCGGCTGGACGGCGTGGCCGAGCAGCTGGTGCGGGAGCACCACCGGCGGCTGGAGAGCAAGGCGCCCGTGGTGCTCGTGAAGCCCTCCGCGACGCCGcggacgtcgtcgtcgtcggcgtccACGCTCATCACCGTGTCCACCAACTCCTCCTCGGAGTCGCCCTGA